In Candidatus Methylomirabilota bacterium, a single window of DNA contains:
- the lspA gene encoding signal peptidase II encodes MTAAAATALAVLLLDQVTKYWALQRLLPGISRPVLDSLFSLTLVMNPGLAFGMLGGMPAGWRWVVALLSIGALGILAMVGLRMLPAGGWLTPVALGMIFGGAVGNLIDRGRFGAVIDFLDFYWRGYHWPAFNVADSAITVGVALLAFQMLRAPSPSR; translated from the coding sequence GTGACCGCGGCCGCGGCCACCGCGCTGGCCGTCCTGCTCCTCGACCAGGTCACGAAGTACTGGGCGCTCCAGCGCCTGCTCCCCGGAATCTCCCGGCCGGTGCTCGACTCGCTCTTCTCCCTGACGCTCGTCATGAATCCCGGGCTGGCGTTCGGCATGCTCGGCGGCATGCCCGCCGGCTGGCGATGGGTGGTGGCGCTGCTGTCCATCGGCGCGCTCGGGATCCTGGCGATGGTGGGACTGCGGATGCTGCCCGCCGGCGGCTGGCTCACGCCGGTCGCGCTCGGCATGATCTTCGGGGGCGCGGTCGGCAACCTGATCGACCGCGGCCGCTTCGGCGCGGTGATCGACTTCCTCGACTTCTACTGGCGCGGATACCACTGGCCTGCCTTCAACGTGGCCGACTCCGCCATCACCGTCGGGGTAGCGCTCCTCGCCTTCCAGATGCTGCGGGCCCCGTCGCCTTCTCGCTGA